DNA sequence from the Antedon mediterranea chromosome 7, ecAntMedi1.1, whole genome shotgun sequence genome:
GaacacaaacaaaatacaacatatTACAACCTGTGACaaagttatcaaattattaagCACAGATATTTCACAAACACAAACGAATATCATTTAGCAATTATTTCCAGTGTTATTAATTCAAAGACAGTTTTCGCTTTGTGACACTCGTTTTGTAGTGCAATGTTACCGTGCTTAGCGACGCTGTATTATAATACGACTTTTAGCAACTTGCTTATTTTGGTAGCATCTTTCTGACTAGTGATTGGCTAAGCCATCGGATAAGTTAGAGTAAAAGCGTCAAAAGCTCGCACACGCGGTGTACTTTTGCTTGGATTTTTAAAAGGAAGCCACggctaaaatataaaatgacaatgaaAGTTACTAAAGGTAAGTTGGATTAATTAAGAAAATCTTACTAAGAGTTGTATGTTTAGGCAAACGGGACCGTAACCATGAGAACGAGAGGGGAAGGCGCGCGAAGTACACTCtcttacataattattttagtaCATTATAAGCTACCGTATGTGTTTTCATATTTCTACAATTAACTACAACAAAGGTACGGTGTATATATACAAGGAAGGTTCTTGTTTTCATATTTCTTTTTCGCCACCAATCCATTGGAATATATAACACTGCAGATAAAATATCTGGAGTAGCCATCCCCACGACCAAAACGACAAAAACGACAAAAACGTATCCCGACTGCATAACTTTTGCTATTGGTCTACATTATTACAACTTTAACTGCGCTAGACACAAACGTGTCTCCTCTGATCCAAAAAGAACAACACAACTTTGACAAACTGTACATTTATCAATGGCGTAACGTGGAGACCCGaagcccctggtttaggaacccgaAGTGGCTTTCCAACGCTGGCGGGCATCGGGCgtttttttgacatttttccgacatattttaatgtctGTTTTTTcttctgggcactgctcaggccCCCATAAGCTTCTTCGGGGCCaatgggtttagccagtgagcactcatatACGTTATGCCATTGTTCATACTTATTTTGCGTCATTTGAATACTTGGGTAGCTATGATAGACCTTTAGATACAGACAACAATTCTCGACAGTGTTTACCAACGACGACGGAACGACGCGGCGACGTAACGCAAGTTGTTTCTCCGACAAAGTACTGCACTTCTCCGATGAATTATTAATGTAAACATactaattgataattaataagTGCTTTGTATATTACATGATGTATATTAAACACAATCAATGTGTCAAATTGTAATGTAATTCTATGTATTCATCTTTTAATACATTCGCCATATCGACTAATTAGTGTTGAATGTTTAATTCAActccaaattattttatttttacttgatGTGTTATCAGCGCATTCAGAGCTTGCTTATAATATGCTTcactctaaagcttggttcatagaacgcaacgcaaagacgtaagcgcaacgcaaagacgtaaccGCAACGCAAATACGTAAGCGCAACGAAAAGTCGTTAGCGCAACGCAAATGcgattggtcaacttacttgcgttgcgcttagcGTTATGTCCTAGTGTGAACTAAGCTTTAATAATGATTAACTATCATCACATTAAAATGTGTCTTTTACAGGTGAGCGGTTGTTAGATATCCCATGTAAGGTGTGTGGGGACAGGAGCTCAGGTAAACATTACGGGGTGTATGCGTGTGACGGTTGCAGCGGCTTCTTTAAACGTAGTATCCATAGAAACCGCGCGTACTCGTGTAAGTTGTCAGGACAACGGAGTGGGAGCTGCCCGATTGACAAGACGCATCGTAATCAGTGTCGAGCCTGCCGACTTAGGAAATGTTTTGATGTCAACATGAACAAAGATGGTAAgatatttataacattattagaaataaattatCGTCATAATTATTCTTATCACTAATTATTAGTCTTACTCAGCAATGTGGTGGTCCCATTAGTCCCATTTCGAGGAAAACCTCCACAAACCCACCATCAAATTTATGTAGGATTATATAGGTTTCAACTTTTAATCTTGGGATACCAAAGAAACATTAATGAtttatctaaaatatatatcagaCATTCATCATATACATAAAACTTTGTTAAACATTTGTTACTAAACGTTCCtcaatacaaatatatttgttttaatcttACGCACGCATTCCTAAGCACGTCTCATGTATCCTTGTTACTTCGATTGATTTTTCAATTTCTCAACCGACTAAAAGCCCATCACAACACGATTGTGTGTTTGCCAAATCAGCGTAAAGAATAGGGAAAAAACAGTGTCAGTTAGTCGCTATATTCCCCGCGGCCTTATCTCTAGGAGTCGATCGTCTGGCATCTGTTTACACACCTTGATATTGGTTCGATAATTTTGAAACCGAACCCCGAAAAGAGGCAAAAAAACACTGTTACCGCTCCGGATTATGATGTTGTATATAATATGGCAATCGTGTTTATTGATTACCGATTGCAAGTACTTATGTTTCCTTCGCATGACCGATCACAAATTACTTATCAGTCAAAatgcattaataaatattgcaagATTATTATTAAGAAATCAAGTACCGTTACGCGATGACGTAATTAGAAGTATTGACCAATCGCAACACATGCCCGAAGTTATACATTAAGAGGTGCTTTTGCCAACACGGATGTATctaattaaaatagtttaactATTCAACggttataataaagttattattataaaatcgagatatatatatatatatatacaaatgttATCAAATCAAACTAGTAGTCGAACTATTCGGAACggttataataaagttattattataaaatctaTCTACATGTCCACTTTTTATCCTCTTTTTTGTCCTCTTATTGACCAATCGCAACACACGCCCGAAGTTATACATTAAGAGGTGCTTTTGCCAACACGGATGTATCTAATTAAAATAGTTGAAcagttataataaagttattattataaaatctaTCTACATATCCACTTTTAGTTTTTTACAAGCTTTATTTTATCAGTGTGGTTGATCCCCACACCGTATGCCCCGATATTAACCAAACGGACACGTTAGaagtaaagttaaaaaattgtCTAATTGAAATACATATGGCATGCTGCTATgtcacaatttaatattttgaaatatcggatattgattaattgattgatcacttcagaataaatattccatatatacaacaaacaatacaacggaaaatcacactaaaataGGATTTTCTCTCATTTagtttaagatgtattgtcccttgaaacacaaaaaatgaagatcaaaatattctaaatttaaattggccatattaaagcaatattaaagttattcactttaagtcgaaaatttgagccaaaaacaacaaatttacgtaattaacaggtaaattaatttgattacatttcgtctggaaaatcacgagcgaaagtaaacaaagatttcaaaccacgagtatgaaTTATGCATGATggtaattaggattgtttacaactcgtcacggttgagaaggtgttttcacacagatcgcgagaaagttttatgattatgcatacaaagtagccaaacaagcgcgttgcattatgagatatgttttgatcgaaaacaaaaaaacgtccgtatttcagttaaattatttttttttcaactaatttttggtgaaagttaataactattatgatacttcaaaatgacccactttttttcaaaacatttttaattagtcaaagggacaatacatctttaagagaTATGAAGTAGTTCCGGTGTGTGCCATCATCATTGGGAATAATGAAAGTCAACTGTTCTACCAATATTTTACAAATTCcaattgttatttttactaCGGCTAGACGCATTGTAATACTTCCAACAAATTGTCCACGTTTATAATTACTTCGAATAACATGTATACCTTAAATAAACAAGTTCATTGATTTGATAATGACGTCAGTTGTTTAGCTTTTGTTCCCAACATTGATGCGACAAAATATCTATCGACTTCTTGACACGCGCTCTTCAGACGTCACGTGGTATGACACCCCTGTGTTGTTGCAACCGATTAGATGTTGTCCCCCTTGTTCTGATTTTCAATTATCAACTGTGACTTTAACAAGTCAACATATATTGATTATTGTTCATACCAACGGGTCTGAAAAACTGTTATCCTGACGGGTCAATTTCgtagaaaaaacaaacaactttGTACGCACACAATGCAATCGTACATTTCTTTGTCTGAATTCCACCTCATGATTATAAACgcactatttttaattaaattcaaagtacattattaaattaaagaaattataaaaagGCAGTGAAATGAGTACAAAATACAGATAGTAAAAACTTCAATGTACATTATAGAgtaatcaaatattaaaaaaacacgtaacatttagaaaaaaaaacatgaaaagaaTAAAAAGACAACTAAACAATGTTGTAAAATTGGCATTCAAAACGCctgataataaaatatttaacatgtataatgtatcattgtttccatgtttttattttaaacgaatttacGGTGAAAAAAGTTATGAAACTTGTTTTCATGAAACcacatatacaaacaaaatggtTTACAATCTTTACAAAAGATGTGATACCTCGAAATTACATACATCGGCAGCTACATTCCGTTTCACGGAACAGAAGGCAGTGTGTCGtattaaaaaatggaaaatcaTATACAGAATTGAACGGTGCCGTCTTCCGTTCCGGTAAACGGAAAAAGTAGGATGTAGCTTTATTCATTTAATGCGTAACGTAAATTCGTGTCACTGACACATTACGACTTTTACTTACGTTATTGATGATTTTTACCGAAAAACTAAGTTTTTGTTTCCACGAAAACCTTAATATATACTCTTTTATAAAATAAACGACAAACAAAATTGgtttaataattatcattggGCAATAATTGAAAGCAGTCGGTACAAGTGACGATTGATCGTAGCCAATCAGTAGCTAGCGCGAAAACATCACTAACCGTTTTCACTTTAAGTACCTATATTGATCCAACTATTCCTTTCGATTGTAATCATTACGGACAACTTAAATCAACGAGCAATAGGTAAGGGAATACTGCTAGAAATGGATACATTTCTATTTGATTTGTTTGCAGATGACTGGTTATGAGCTAGGCCCAAGCTTTTTAGCTTTTTCCTATCGATTGGAACGAGCAGCAGAGCGAATGTGTGGGTAAAGCTGTGCGTAGAAAAGCGCCTGAACAAACATACATCTCAATAACATCAATAATCATCACAAGTCGGTTTCGTGTCATCAATCGACTACTGCAATTGATTGGTCGATTTTACTAACATGTCCATTGCTACCCGATACTTTGGTTCAATTTTATTACAAGTTTATCAGTGTACGCCCTATTAATGATTATTCTACTTGTtttctgtttatttattattacaataggCCTACGTTTGTTTTATTCCGTACTTACAATTAACATTCAGAAAGAAACATACCATGGTAGCTTAAACAGCTCATGTCAATAGGCATGAGTCCTGCATAACGAGTTCTCGAAAAACAGCGTTTGTTTACTTGGGCGATCAGGTCCGAATTCAGGGGGTTGttaaatttcacaaattgtaaagcaaaagataggacatcaaattaagttcTCCGCACTTCATTTCACTACttttaagccgattttccactaggcgaatatgttcgcgcgaatcgaaggcgtcagctaatacgcatgcgtagagaaggatttggaagacgtaaacatgaatacacatgcgtacaagctggcgcgttcgattcgcgcgaacaaattcgcctagtggaaaatcggctttaggcCCTACATCCTACTCCCCCTACCCTATATCAAAGCCATTGGCGATATGGTAATCAGTGTAGGCTTCCTAAAGTTAACCATACTCCTATAAATCTTTTTTCCCTCCGTTTTTACCCCAATATACACCCGTGGTTTAAGACTTTAAGAATTGTTTTACTGTTGGAATACAATAAACTCACCGCAACCGTGtatttcattatcattattaatccTAAAAGGCAAGGTAAGGATCGACATACATGAAATGGCCGCTGATAACGGACACGaatgattttgatttttaaaaaaaatgtttttatacaaCCGTACTATATCGTTACAACATCAAGAGAATTACTATACTCATCTCTACCAGTTCGGTTAAAATCGCGTAAaaggcattttttttttcaaaacgtctcataaaatttaaaaaattaataaataattgttttagttTTGTTTATGGACCATAATCTTTTAAGACCACGAAGTGAGCGCGAACAATATTGACTGATCTCGCGTGCCTGGAAGCGCTATTTGAACAAGGCGATCATCAAATCAAACAAATCATTACATTTAATcgacatttaatttaattcggCTACGTAAATGATATGATTAATATAATGCTATTTGACCTTTCGCTGTCATTTCAAGGTAAATTTACTTATAGAAAATCGTTATTAACACGGTGTTATGAAAACTGTCGAGCTTGTCACACCGTGCGAGGGTTTATGCTCCATAGTGTGAAACGCATGTTATACGTAAACCTACAAGGTCATCCTCATTGGAGAGTGGGGGTGAAGGCTGTTCCACTAATGTAAGAGGGTTTATGCTCCATAGTGTGAAACGCATGTTATACGTAAGCCTACAAGGTCATCCTCATAGGAGAGTGGGGGTGAAGGCTGTTCCACTAATGTAAGAGGGTTCATGTTCCAACGTGTGAACGCATGTTATACGTAAGCCTACAAGGTCATCCTCATAGGAGAGTGGGGGTGAAGGCTGTTCCGCTTATGTAAGAGGTTTATGTTACAGCGTGTGAACGCATGTTATACGTAAACCTACAAGTTCATCATCATTGGAGAGTGGGGTGAATGCTCTTCTCCTAATTATAAGAGGGTTATGTTCCGTGTGAACGCATGTTATACGTAAGTGAGAGGGGATGGGAAATGTCCCTTGTGTGTAAGGTGGTTTATATTTACGTGTGAAACCAAAGGATGAGGGATCACTGTTCCTTAAGTCAAGTTATGTAACCGATTTTtttatgggggggggggggcttcACTTATTTacgaatttttaaaaataaaataaaaaatacaacgtTGTTGTTGTAaaagtattaaattaaatgaatttcgTTTCAGCTGTTCAACATGAACGAGGACCACGAAAGCCAAAATCCCTCGACACGTCCTTAACAAATTCACCAAACGGAGGACGTCTATCACCAGGTAGTGCAAATGGACACAGCAGCCCTAACTCGCCCACACAGTTAGCTTCAACTATCGTACGTGCTAGTCCTCCTGCTACGACGTACTACGGGACGTTTTACCACAGTTTACTCACGGCAGAACAATTCAATATCAACCCACTTCACATTGAAACATCGAGGAGTATAGTGAAGATTGAAAATGAGGGCACGAGTAAAGAAAGCGTTGCCGAAATTGCTGCACGACTGCTCTTTTTGTCCGTCAAGTGGGCCAAACATATTCCATCATTCCGCATTCTACCTTACAGGGATCAGgtacaaaacatacatttattttagtaCTTTCTAAAAACGTTTATTTTAGTCTAGTTCACGTCGCGTATTGTACATCTTCGTACCCTTGTAAGGTATAACTTTACTATTTAATTTTCATCGATCTCAAAATTGATAGTACATTACCGTATAGTATCAGTACAACAAAATATATAGGCATAGCTCAAATTGTAAACGCGAGTACTTACCATACAGTCGACTCAACATGTGTAAGTGATTTAAAAAGACGTGCCTGCGTCACACATTGTCGTCTGCATCTGCGTACCACGTTTTCTGCGTGTCAGACGCGGCGTGTggacatttattttataactttaaAACAAGGAACCATTCATcaatattctttctttttttaggtAATTTTACTCGAAGAAGGATGGAGGGATATTTTTCTTCTGGGTATGGCGCAATGGTCAATACCACTCATTGATGCCCACTCCGTCGACACCGCCGACAAACCAGAAACAGACGAGATGAGAAATCTGAGAGGGGTCCTAATGCGACTGCGCTCCTTTCACGTGGATTTCACAGAATACGCTTGCTTAAAAGCTATAGCACTTTTTAGACCCGGTAAGAACATCCCAGATGTTGGTACTAGCGAGTTTTCTTTTGAGGACGGTAAAGAagacttaagcgtggttcccactagcgacgcaacgcaaggacgtaacgcaacgcaagtgaattgaccaatcacaagcgatggcttattcgcttgtgattgctaactgtctataactttgcttgtcattggttaaaacgcttgcgttgcgtttacgtccttgcgttacgttctagtggaaaccaagctttaacggTACTCGTTACGTTGACCAAAACAGTAACATACAGAGTCCCATACTTTGCCTTATGTacacattaatattttaaaaatcaccGTCTAACGCCACTCGAGCCGGATATCGACTTTTTAACAGAGAACAATgtagaaattaatttaattatttttccgACGATTATGgtctttttttgtaataattttataatcatgtgtaaattgtgTCCAAACAAACTTTTTGAAAACcggtttaattttttttacaattttttactttatttttggGATAGTTTTGCACTGCTTTATCATCatttctgtattttatttacatcaaATGTTGTCttgtaaaaattacaatttcttttttttttagaaacgcACGCACTAAAAGAGCCACATCAAGTAGAGACATTACAGGACCAAGCGCAGGTGATGCTTAGTGATTACGAACGCACTGCTTACCCACGTGAATCCGTACGCTTCGGCAAGTTACTACTTCTTCTACCAGCGATACGAAGTGTTTGTCCAAAACTcatagaaaatatgttttttagaGAGACGATCGGATCGGTACCAATAGAACGGCTGCTTGCTGATATGTTTCAAACAAGTTAAATCATCAAAGCTTATAAGGTCTAAGTCTTATAGGACTCCAATACAATTGCAATTTGATCAATCATCACAAGCGACGGTTCGATGCCATCGCTTGTggttggtcaaatcacttgcgtgTGCATCCTTGTATGAGCGAGTCTTACGCGTGGTTCCACTagagagacgcaacgcaaggacgtagacacaacgcaagcgagtagaccaatgacaagcgacagttagAATAATCCATTGccttggtcaaatcacttacgttgcgcttacgtcctcggcgttgcgtctctagtgggaaccaagcattaggaGTGATATTCACAGCATCTTACATAAAGACAATTGGAACAAAAACCTGTAGTTCACTACTAACGTTCCAAGCTAATCTATAAAGCCTGTTTGCACTAAACGCAAAAATATTCGCGCGAACATTCCTGAGATCTGATTGGTTGCGAATTTTTTCGTATCGCAAAATGTAATGGAAATACACCTTCACATTCGCGCGATAAATGACCCCagtggaaaccaggcttaaaaatatcaaatttctATAATTCTTGCAaggttaaaataataatcatcatcattaataatCTTGATGaggaaaatgtaaatataacatTGAAATAATTTAGGTATTTATCAGTATTTCATTCCGACCAAAGACAAATTTTACCAAagaaaatgcaataaaaaattgAGAGTATTCGACACAGATAAACGTccataaacaattaaattaggtGTCTTCACCAAACTGATGATAATGGTGACGTTGACCGAGGGATCAAGCCTTGCATTGACCGTGTATTTAAAGCTAAGAAAGGGGACCTGACAAAATGCGATGACCACTAAAGAGAGGGAAGAATCAGACtgcatgcaaaaaaaaaaaaaccaaccaaaaacttaatttaaaaaaaaaagacaagcGCCTCACTAAGATACATTTCTTgggtttatattttttttgacgAGCTTACAGCAATGTGTAGCAAAACAAAGCatgcaataataaacaaaaaatgtaaattataattataaataatatataataatgataaccaTGGATGTCTACATGGAATTATGATCATTGTAGCAATAGTTCATTTATTAGTTTTTTAGACACCAGTTTTATTGAACTTTCCGCCAAGGCGcgtttttatatttaaagtgCAAATATGACAAAAATTAATGTAAACTGTGATATACTGTAGTTCGAAATAGGGAAGTGTGCAAAAGTGACGAGCAAATCGCTGGGAATGTATTCCCCCAATTTGCTGAGCTCCTAGGCTCTCTAGTAGTagtaatttataaagataaatcttgacaataaatatttatattacatacagtattttcaaaTTATGAATAATGATAGATACATTATGCCTAACTGTAAACTGTAACTTAAAGACGCTTTAGCTGAAATTATCTAGACACACGAACGACACGACAACATTTAGTTTCGTGTAATATCAACGTTTACATACGATCCACCATGGAAATGTGGAAGACAAGCTGGCACAGCCTAGTTGGATGTTATACTAAAGACAAACACGTTTACATAAAATCAGACTTCGACAACCGTGTTCTGTACGAAAAATAAACGGTCGTATTGAACTCTGAATGTGTGCAAGTTGGTTAAACAAAGAGATTGATTTAATTCGCTCTTTGCAATCCGTTAAAAGTATGTTAACATTATAATACTGTCATAAGGTTGATCGCAAATAGCATTCGCGACGCATGGTGGGAAGGGTCTGGGAGAAAACCTCACGACGCGTACGTACGGGATTTGTCGTTTGTACCTACGCgccgtgacgtttgctcccaaacctttcccatcatgcattgtgcaatgacgttcctcgcgaaatcaagctatttaCAATCAACCTTATTATCATATGATACCTGGAACTGAAATAGTgtattaaatgaatatttaattaatttcgttggtgcaatattttttttgtgtgttaacAAATGTGCTTAAACTCCAGACCTCTAAGGACAAAATGGCCACGAAACAAGACATCTCTGTGTAGTGTAGTGGCTAAACCATGCTAGTATTGAAGTCTCTCTAAAGCTTAGTGATCTATCGCGTCGTAATTGGTGTtttgttcccactagagacgcaactcaaggacgtaacgcaacgtaagttagttgaccaatcacaagcgatggattattcgaactgtcgcttgtcattggtcaacacgcttgcgttacGTTTACGTTACGTCCTAGTAGGAACGaagcttaaagcttggttcccactagcgacgcaatgcaaggacgtaacgcaacgtaagtgaattgaccaatcacaagcgatggcttattcccttgtgattgctaactgtctataacttcgcttgtcattggttaaaacgcttgcgttgcgtttacgtccttgcgttacgttctagtgggaatcaagcttaactagcgttgcgcgtacgtccttgcgtgggaaccaatcttaaaGGACGAACTGCAGATTCTCCAAAATCGTTGATTGAAATTAGGGTATGTTGTGGTAGGAGAGCGTTTAAAGGATACACTGCATATGATGGTAACCTATATAGTTGTCTAATCTTCCAAATCTTTTTTAACTCAAGCACTGAAACTTCTTTAAAATCACCGTAGAATCAGTGTTGTACGTGGGAATGAAACTATAAACTTGAAGTCATCGAATGTGGAAGttcatataatatattacctgcaaaaataaaaacagttttctcagttaatttaaatacatttatctTATAATCGAATAAGCAATCCCTAAATGAAACTTCATTGAGTCATTTTAAGTTTCTGTTATATAGTTTTTATGAAATACACAAAGTTGCATCGCCTTATTGGCAAAAATCCATTATTCAATTTAGTGAATATTCTGGAAATTCGAAAATATGACTTTCAGAATTATAAAGAATGTGTCACTTCCTGCTGCTTCTCAGCTTCCTTCCTTTTGCTGCACTGCAACTCATTACATTGCAACATAAAACATTGAGTAGACATATTGAATATTAAACTCCTAAAACTACCACGATTTCAAGGTTAGTAGATCCGAGCAATTTTTCCAtaaatttttctattttctattattatttttgttaataattagGTTTATTGTAcacattaaaatgtattttgtattaaattgcTACCAAGTATTTTAACAACATCATTTATGTATATGCATATACATTTGTACATGTAACTAATAAGAATCACtgggttttttttcattttatcttcTATTATCAACTTTATTCGTTTGTAATTGATGTTTTTacttctaatgacaaattattttatgGTTTGTCTCATTACCTCCACCAAGGAGGTTATATAATCACCCTTTTTTCATTATTTGTCTTCTGTTAACAagattatattatattagttaTGTTGTATACACGCGATTTTCCTACAGTTTTATATTTTCACCGGCCATTATCAATACAGGTACACTATATTTAGTGctcgtaaacttcaggtcataATATCATGAGAgagttaaaaacaaaaatgcgtCCCGCATGCAACACGCTCGCTGTTCTTCACTCTTTTCTTCGTCAATTcttttttcaattataatttttttctctAACGTTACTAGCATACTTTTTTCTTCTTCGAACTCTAGTTCTATCTTCAAAGCAGCTtcatcatttaataataataatttccgTTGTCTCAAAGACATATTGCTACCTGTATCTGAACAACGAGAAATACGTCTGGAATGGCTTGATGTTTGCGACATCGTTTCATATACGTTTAGACGAATGTCTTTAATATGTTCACGGGCAGTTATCGTTATTTCAAAGACTGCGCGCGCAGAACATTGGACTAAATAGTCTAAGCTATTCTTTTCTTCTCAAGAAACATACACAACTAATCCTCTAAAAGCATTAAGAAACGCTTCTTCTTCAATACCTGCACGTTTACCATCAGCTTCTGTTATCGGCGGTATGGTTGCATTACCAATCCGCCAGACCCTCCATTTGCACCAACAATTTCTTCGTCGGGGCCGAGACATATTCATGGATCAACTTTTACTTGTTGCAGCCGTACAACGCAACAATTCGATCAATTGGTAGAGAAAACAAAATTCGATTGCCCCTGTATTAAATACCTGTC
Encoded proteins:
- the LOC140054668 gene encoding nuclear receptor subfamily 2 group E member 1-like isoform X2, with product MTMKVTKGERLLDIPCKVCGDRSSGKHYGVYACDGCSGFFKRSIHRNRAYSCKLSGQRSGSCPIDKTHRNQCRACRLRKCFDVNMNKDAVQHERGPRKPKSLDTSLTNSPNGGRLSPGSANGHSSPNSPTQLASTIVRASPPATTYYGTFYHSLLTAEQFNINPLHIETSRSIVKIENEGTSKESVAEIAARLLFLSVKWAKHIPSFRILPYRDQVILLEEGWRDIFLLGMAQWSIPLIDAHSVDTADKPETDEMRNLRGVLMRLRSFHVDFTEYACLKAIALFRPETHALKEPHQVETLQDQAQVMLSDYERTAYPRESVRFGKLLLLLPAIRSVCPKLIENMFFRETIGSVPIERLLADMFQTS
- the LOC140054668 gene encoding nuclear receptor subfamily 2 group E member 1-like isoform X1; translation: MTMMMEETLFSLTVKSAVKVSERLLDIPCKVCGDRSSGKHYGVYACDGCSGFFKRSIHRNRAYSCKLSGQRSGSCPIDKTHRNQCRACRLRKCFDVNMNKDAVQHERGPRKPKSLDTSLTNSPNGGRLSPGSANGHSSPNSPTQLASTIVRASPPATTYYGTFYHSLLTAEQFNINPLHIETSRSIVKIENEGTSKESVAEIAARLLFLSVKWAKHIPSFRILPYRDQVILLEEGWRDIFLLGMAQWSIPLIDAHSVDTADKPETDEMRNLRGVLMRLRSFHVDFTEYACLKAIALFRPETHALKEPHQVETLQDQAQVMLSDYERTAYPRESVRFGKLLLLLPAIRSVCPKLIENMFFRETIGSVPIERLLADMFQTS